The genomic region GAACCATGCTGTGCTGAAATATCTGTCATGTCGTCCTCCTGAGGAACAGGAGGGGAGGGTGCTCCGGCCGGCTTCGGCTTCCGCCGCCCTCCGCGCACCCTGAGAACTCGACTCCCTTGCGCCGGTACTAACCGGATCAGGTTCGAGGGTCTGCGGCTGTCCGCACTCTCAGCGCCCACCAATGGTTTCCCCGGATTTTTCCGGCGATGCCCGACGGCGGCGCTCCCCTGTCGTATCTAAAATCGCCCTTGTGGGCGTTGCCAAGTTTACACCCGGACCGCCGGGTTTTCAGCGGTGTGCTGTCATAATGCGGACCGGGTGCTGAAGGTCCCCGCGGCCGGAACCGCCCCTCTTGGTAAAGTCGACGTGTCGGACACCCGGACCCGCCAGCGGCGGCCTCGTCACCCATCGGAAAGCTGGATCATTTTGACGCACGCACCAGCCACGCCAGACCCCTCCGGGGAATACGACCCCGACTCGAGCGAGCCGCAGCCGCCGGGATCACTGGCGGCCCTCATCGGCCGCGTGCTGGCCGAAATGGAGTCCCTCCAGTTCGCATCCTTCGGCAAGGACGACGCCCTGGACCTCGGGCTCCTCCTGGTCGAGCTGGGCCGGCAACGCTCGCTGCCCATCGCCGTCGACATCACCAAAGGCGAACAGGTGCTCTTCCACGCGGCCCTGGCCGGCGCCACACCGGACAACGAACGCTGGATCAACGCGAAGAAGCGCACAGCCCAGCGGTACGAGGTCCCCTCCCTGCTGGTGGGTCTCCGGGCCCGCGCGGCCGGCGGGAGGATGGAGGACAACGCCTGGTGGGACCAGAGCGAGTTCGCCGCCCACGGCGGGGCGTTCCCCATCTACCTGCGCGGCACGGGGGCCATTGCGGTGGTCACCGTTTCCGGGCTGCCCCAGAAGGCGGACCACGATCTCGTCGTCGAGGCTCTGCGGACGGTCCTCACCCCGGAGGGTTAGTCCCCGGTTCCGCCGCCCGCGCGCGGCGTTCGCCGGGCCAGCCGGAGCAGCGCAATCCCCACGGCCAGGAACCAGGCCCACATCAGGAGCCCGTACGCCAGGTAGAACGACGGAACGGCCTGCCGGAGCGCCTCGGCAATCACCCCCGCTGTTCCCGTGGCCACTCCCAGCCACGCCACCGCGCGGGGCAGCACTCCCTTGAGCATGACCAGTGAGATCAGCAGGATGCCGAGTGCGGACAGGACGCCGACGACGGCGGGGGTGTTGTTCTCGGCGATCACCGTCTCCGCCGCGGTGGCATACCGGAGCCGGGCGGCGGCGTCGTAAGCGGCAGTGCCGGACGCCGCGGCGTACCGGTCGCTGAGGTAGACCAGGATCAGCGATCCCCGGCTCGTGACGGGAACGGCGAGGAACATCGCCCACGGCAACGCGCCAACCACCGTGGCCAGCAGGGCCAGACTCTTATTGACCGGGGCGAGCGCCACAAAGAGGGTCACGAACACCAGCACCGGAAGAATGTTGGACACCGTCCACAGGAGCTGTTCGGCGACATAGATCCCCTTGTTCCTGGCGATGAACTCCAGCGTTTCGGCACCACCGTGGACCGGCGGCGGGGCAAGGAAGTCAAGGAGCAGGGCCAGAACCAGCAACCCAATGAACACCACGGCGGAGATGCCCGCCCAGAAGTACAGCTGGCGCCAGCTCTGGCCATCCGTCGCGGCGCCCCGGACAGGGCCGAGCGGGCGGGTGCGGGGCTGGTCCATGCTTGAAAGTACGTCCGGCGGACGCCGCGGGACAGGGGCGTTGGCCCTGTCTGGACCGCCGGGCAAGGAACGCTAGGCTAGGGACAGTCCTGTTTCCTCCCGCAAGGAGTCACGAAGAATGAACCTCTTCATCAAACTGTTCGGCGCCGGCGTGAGCCTGCTGGCCGGCTATGTCGGCACCAAACTCGTTGACACCGTCTGGGAGAAGTCCACGGGCAACAAGCCGCCCAAGGACCACGACGACGACGTCCCCACCACGCTGCGCTCGGCATTGACCTTTGCGCTGATCTCGGCATCCGTCAGCGCCATCATCCAGGTGCTCGCCAACCGCGGCACCCAGCGCGCGATCACCCGCTTCGCCAAGAACCAGGACATCGTCTAGCCGGGGCGTTTCAAGGACGTTCACTGGGTCGGATCGACGAGCAGCTTTCTGATCTCGGTAAGCTTGGCTTCGGATTTTTCGAGCCGCAGGCGGAGCCCCTCGACCGTCGCGCTGGTGTCGGCCGGCTCAACGGCCGGTGCCGGTCCCTTCTTGGTGGGAGACAGGAAGAAGTTGGCCAAGTAACCGGTGAATGTGCCGAAGATGCCGACGCCGATGACGATGATGCCTGAACCGATGGCACGGCCCGCATCGGTGACCGGATACTGGTCACCGTATCCAACTGTCGAGATGGTGACGATCGTGTACCAGAGGGCGTCCGAGGCGGTCGTGATGTTGGCCCCTGGGGCGCCCTGTTCAACGCGGAGCATCGAGAGGCTTCCGAATTCCAGCACGAAAATGCCCATGAGCAGCAGTATGTACAGTGAACTGCCGGCCCGGTCCTTGCTCAGCGCGCGGCCGATCGTGCGGATTCCGACATCGCGGAGCAAGCGGTACACCCGGATCAGCCGGAAGATGCGCAGGATCTTGAATTGCTCGAAAGGCATGCTGGCCAAGAGGTCGGCCCAGCCAAAGTGCTTGAAGAAATAGGCGCCCGGCGACGGCGCGGTGACGATCCGGTAGATGAAGTCGGTAAGGAAGATTACGCTGAAAACGGCGTTCATCACGGTGAGCACAGTGTCGAGCGATTTCTCCTGCACGACATACAAGAGCATGATGTTGACGATCGACAGGATCGAAAGGATACCGATGAAGATCTCGTATCCGATGCTCTTCAGTTCACTGCGTTCCTTGGTCATGTGAGGATTCTGGCACGTAAGCATCCGCGGAACCGACATTTTTTTCGCCCGGGCCCGACGGTGGCCGCCGGCTCATCGGCGGGCGTCGCCGTCCGCTCCGTGCTTGCCGGCCGCCTGCTGGGCGGCCTTCTGGACCACGGCTTCGAGTTCGTCGGCGCTGAGCAGCTCCGGGTGCAGGTGCTTGGTCCGGTAGCCGGCCCGGCCCACCATGTGGGCCGAGACGGGCACGGTCAGCAACTGGAAGAGCCAGGCCACCACCAGGACCGGCCACACCCACCATGAGCGCATCTGCAGGCCGAGGGCCGCCAGCAGCAGGAACAGGCCAAGGACCTGCGGCTTGGTGGCGGCGTGCATCCTGCTCATGAGGTCCGGGAAGCGCAGCAGCCCGACGGCGGCGGCGAGGGACATCAGCGCGCCGACAATCATGAACACGGCGGAGACGGCGTCGATCACTGTTTCAGGATTCACGGACGTTCTCCCTCCGGTCGGCCACGAACCGGGCCACGGTGACCGAGCCGACGAAGCCGATGAGCGAAATCGCCACCAGCAGCATCAGGTTGTTAAGGTGCCGGTTGGCGGCCATGTCGATGCACAGGGCCGCCCCGAAGATGGCCAGCAGCACGTCGGCGGCGAGCACCCGGTCCAGCAGCGAGGGCCCCCGCGCGATCCGCACGATCGCCCCCGCGGCGGCCAGGGAAAGTACGACGGCGGTCACCGTCAGGACAACCTGCATCATGCGGCGATCTCCTGGGTAAGGGCGGACAGTTCCTCTTTGGTCCCCATGATCCTGATCAGCCCGGCCTCGGTGTCACGGACCTCCTTGCGCAGCTTGGCCGCGTCGTCCGCGTCGCGGACGTTGATGCCGTGGATGTAGAGGGTGGACGTGGACCTGTCCACCTCCACCACGAGAGACCCCGGAATCAGCGAGATCACGTGCCCGGTGGCCGTCACCAGGAGGTCGGAATGGCTCCGCAGCGGCACGGCGACGATTGCGCTGACCACGCGCGGCCCGCGGGCCACGGCGAGGTACAGGACCTGGAAGCTCGCCGCGACAACCTTGCCGAGGAAGACGATGGCGAAGGGGACGGCGCGGAGCACGTTGAAGCGGCCGCCGAGCTCCACCGGGGGCAGATAGAAAACGCGTGCCACGAGCACGGCGATGAGCGCCCCGAAGAGGAGATTGCCGGGGCTGAAGTTCTGCCACAGGGCGCCCCAGACGAAGACCAGCCACACCAGCAGCGGCAGTTCCTGACGCAGGGAGATCCTTTTCCGGTTCATTTCCCGCCGCCCTGCTGCTGGTCCGGCCGGGCCGACTGAGGCACTGGCGGCACCGGCGCGTCCTCGCCAAGCACAGCCTGGATGTACGAGGACCTGTCCAGCATCTCCTGCGCGGACTGGTCGGCCACCTTGAACAACGGCCCGGCAAAGACCGTCAGGGCCACGCCAAAGACCACCAGGCCCAGGGTGGAGCCCACCATGGTGCGGGGCAGCAGGGTCACGTTCGTCTTCCCGGCCCGGTTACCGGTGGCGGAGTCTTCCGGAGCAGCCAGGAGCACCGGATCGGGGTGTTCGGCGTCCTCGGGTTTCCGCCAGAATGCCCTGTTCCAGACCCTCGCGATGGCCAGCAGTGTCAGCAGGCTGGTCAGCACCCCGCCGATCACCAGGGCGTAGGCCAGCGGGGTCCCGAGCTCGACGCCCGCCTGCAGGAGTCCCAGCTTGCCCAGGAATCCGGAGAACGGCGGGATGCCGGCCAGGTTCATGGCGGGAATGAAGAACAGCACTCCCAGAACCGGGGACAGCTTGGCCAGTCCGGCCACGCGGTCAATGGACGAGCTGCCGCCCCGGCGTTCAATCAGGCCGGTCACCAGGAACAGGCTGGTCTGGATGGTGATGTGGTGCGCCACGTAGAAGACCGCGGCGCCCAGGCCGGCCACCGTGGACATGGCCAGGCCGAACACCATGTAGCCGATATGGCTGACCAGGGTGAAGGACAGGAGACGCTTGATGTCGCTTTGGGCCAGGGCGCCGAGGATTCCCACCACCATGGTCAGCAGCGCCGCAACCATGAGCGGGGCATTGAGCGCATCCCCCGGGAACAGCAGCGTCTCGGTGCGGACCATCGCGTAGACGCCCACCTTGGTCAGCAACCCGGCGAACACCGCGGTGACCGGGGCCGGCGCTGTGGGGTAGGAGTCAGGGAGCCAGAAGGACAGCGGGAAGACGGCGGCCTTGATGCCGAAGGCCACCAGCAGCATGACGTGCAGCAGCGTCCGGGTGCCCTGGTCGAGGTCCCCGAGCTTGATGGCCAGATCCGCCATGTTGATGGTTCCGGTGGCGCCGTAGATCATGGCGATCGCGATCAGGAACAGCACCGAGGAGACGACCGAGACCACCACGTAGGTCACGCCGGCCCGGATGCGCGGTCCCGTCCCGCCGAGGGTGATCAGCACGTAGCTGGCCGTCAGCAGGATCTCAAAGCCGACGTAGAGGTTGAAGAGGTCCCCGGACAGGAAGGCGTTGGACACCCCGGCGACGAGGATCAGGTAGGTCGGGTGGAAGATCGAGACCGGCGCGTCGCGGTCGCCGTCGGCCATGCCCTGGCCCGTCGCGTAGATCAGCACGGCGAGGCTCACGGCCGAGGACACCACGAGCATGAGCGAGGAGAACTGGTCCACCACCAGCACGATCCCCCAGGGCGGCATCCAGCCGCCGAGGTTCACCGCAGCCGTCCCGCCTTCCCAGACAGAAGCCAGCAGCCAGCATTCCAGGAGCAGGGTCAGGGTCAGGAGGGTGATGCTGACGGCCCGCTGGGCCCGGGGGTTGCGGATCAGCAGGAACGTCAGGGCGGCGCCCAGGATGGGGAGTACGACGGCGAGCGGGGCAAAGCTGGCAATGTTCACTTTCCGCCTCCTTCCGGGCTGGGGTCGACGTTCAGGGAGCCGGGCTGTTCTTCGGACGCGGCTTTTTCGGCCCGCACGGGGCGGTCGCCGGACATGACGGCGGCAGTGCCGCCGTCATTGGCGGAACCGCCGTCTTTGGCGGAACCGGCGGCGCCGATCAGGGACAGCGGGAACTCGGAGGTTTCGACCGGAATCACGGAGTCGTCCTCGGCATCGAAGCTGGGCGTTTCCGCGACGCGCCGGTCCTCGGCGTCATCCTGGATTTCATCCTGGCGGGCCAGGACCCAGGTCCGGTAGATGATGCCGAGCATGAACGCCGTGACGGCGAAGGAGATCACGATCGAGGTCAGGATCAGGGCCTGCGGCAGGGGGTCGTTGTAGTCCCCCGCCGGGACGTCCTTGTCGAAGATCGGCGCCAGCCCGGCGTACCCGCCGGTGGCGAGGATCAGCAGGTTGGTGGCGTTAGCCAGCAGCATGAGGCCCAGCAGGACCCTGGTGAGGCTGCGTTCGAGGATCAGGTAGATGCCGCAGGCGTAGAGGGCCCCCATGACCATCAGCAGGGTCAGATTGACGCTCATGTGGTTCCCCTGGCAGTTGTTTCCGCGTCGGCGGCCTGGGCGGAGACTCCGCCGGCCGCCCCGTCGTTGGACAGTTCGTCGTTGGACAGTTCGCCGCGGGACAGTCCGTCGCGGGACAGTCCGTCGCTGGACAGTTTCTGGTCGGACAGTCCGCCGTCGGACGCCTCGTCCTCGGCCGGCTCGGGTGCTTCCTCGAAGTGCTCGTCGATTTCCGCACCCAGGCTGCGCAGCACGTCCAGGGCCAGCCCGACCACCACGATGTACACGCCGATGTCGAAGATGGTGGAGGTGACGAACTTGATGTCGCCGAAGACGGGCAGCCACACTTCCACGATGGCGCTCTGGAACACTTGGCCGCCCAGCAGCAGCGGGGTCATGCCGGCGGCTGCGGCCGTGGCCAGGCCGATTCCCAGCAGGGTGCCGGCGCCGACGGGAGTGGCTTCGCGCAGTTCGAAGCGGCCTCCGGCGAGGTATCGGATGGTCAGCGCCAGGCCGGCGGTAAGGCCTCCGGCGAAGCCGCCCCCGGGCAGGTTGTGGCCGGCCAGGAGCAGATAGATGGAGAACACGATCATCGAGTGGAAGATCAGGCGGGTGACCACCTCAAAGATGATCGAGCGGCGCTCGGGCGCCAGGGTCCGGCCGGCCACGAGCCAGGCGTCCCGCGTGGCGGCGGCGAACCGCCGGTTCATTGCCAGGGCGGCATCGTCCCGGGTGCTGCCTCTGGCCCCCGTCCGCCGCCCGACTGTCCCTTCCGCGACGTTCGCGGAAGTCCGGATGCGGTCACCGCGGCCCCGGACGAAGATGAGGCTCGCCACGCCGGTGGCGGCCAGGGCCAGGACGGAGATCTCACCGAAAGTATCCCAGGCACGGATGTCCACCAGGGTCACGTTGACGACATTGAGGCCGCCGCCGCCCTCGTAGGCCAGCTGCGGGAACTGCAGGGAGACCGGCGCGGCCACGCGGGCGCCGAGTGCGTGGATGGCCACGAAAATCATGGTGACGCCGAACGACAGGCCGATCACCACGCGGATGACCCGGTATTTCCCGCCGGTTCTGTCCCGCAGCCCCGCGGGAAGGCTCCGCATGGCCAGCACGAAGGCCACCAGGATGATGGTTTCCACCAGCATCTGGGTCAGGGCCAGGTCCGGGGCCCCCTGCAGCGCGAACAGCAGGGCGATCCCGTAGCCGGTGACGGAGACCATCAGGACGGCCAGGAATCGCTTGTTGGCCCGGACTGCGGCCAGCGCGCCGATCACGATTCCGGCGCCGGCCACAAGCTGCAGCGGCGAGCCGGGATCGACGACATAGAGCCCGGGCGGCAGCGGTTTGTTGGCCAGGAGCAGCGCCGTCAGAGGCAGGACGAACGCCACGGTCAGGATGACGGACAGGTAGAAGAACAGTGAGCCTCGCTGGGTCCGGCCGGTGACCCAGACCGCTGTGTCGTCCAAGGCGCCGATCGTCTGCTGGTAGGCGCGGTCCGCGTCGATCCAGCCCGGCACCCGTGCCTGCAGCCGGGCCACGGCGTTGCGGCCGTAGTACATGGCCAGGCCCAGGGCGAAGGTCACCGCGGTCAGCCCCAGGGCCGGGGTGATGCCGTGCCACAGCGCCAGGTGCCCGGGGGCGGAGGCGGACCCGTCCACGAAGAGCTCCGCATAGGGCTGGATCCAGCCGTCAACGGGGGCCGGCCACAGTCCGTAAATGATCGTCAGGAGGCTCAGGACCGCCGGCGCGGCAAGGAAGGCAGGCTTGATCGGCTTGAAGGCTGTGGGCGAGACGCCGGGCTTCACGGCAAAGGCGCCCCACATGAACCGGGCGCTGTAGGCGAAAGTCAGGACCGAGCCCACCACCACGCCGGCCAGGAGCCAGGGCCCGGTCCCGGACGCCGAGGTGTAGTGGATGAAGGCCTCGAACACCGATTCCTTGGCGACGAACCCGGCCAGCGGCGGAATGCCCGCCATCGAGGCGGCGCCGATCGCCGCCACGATCGCCAGTGCCCGGGCCGAGCCGTAGACGCCGGAGAGCTCGCGGATGTCCCGGGTCCCGGCCTGGTGGTCGATGATGCCCACCACCAGGAAGAGCGTGGCCTTGAACAGCCCGTGTGCCAGGAGCAGGGCGAGCCCGGCGAGCGCCGCGTCGGGTGTGCCGAGGCCCACCACCATGGTCAGGAAGCCCAGCTGGCTCACGGTGCCGTAGGCGAGGATGAGCTTGATGTCGGTTTGCCGCAGGGCCCGGTAGCCGCCTACCAGCATGGTGGCCAGGCCCAGGCCAAGGACGATCGGCAGCCACGGCGGGGTCGCGGCGAACCCGGGGGCCAGGCGGGCCACGAGGTAGATCCCGGCCTTCACCATGGCCGCCGCGTGCAGGTAGGCGCTCACGGGAGTGGGGGCGGCCATCGCACCGGGGAGCCAGAAGTGGAACGGAACCAGGGCGGATTTGGTGATCGCACCGATCAGGATAAGAACGACGGCGGCGCTCACCGCTCCGCCCGCCGGGCCGGTGACGAGCGCGGGGGCCTGGTCCAGGATGGCCTGGATCCGGTAGGTCCCGGCGGTTGAACCGAGGATGATGAGCCCCACGAGCATGGCGAGCCCGCCGGCTGTGGTGACCACGAGGGCCTGCAGCGCCGAACGCCGCGCGGACAGCCGGGTGCGGGCGTAGCCGATCAGCAGGTAGGACAGCACCGTGGTCAGTTCCCAGAAGACGAACATCAGCAGGAGGTCATCGGCGGTGACGAGCCCGAACATCGCGCCGGCGAACGCCAGGAGCTGGGCCCCGAAGCCGCCGAGGTAGTCGTCCTTGTTCTTGAAATACCGGGCGCAATACACCAGTACCAGCGCGCCCACCCCCAGCACCAGCAGGGACATGACCCAGGCCAGGGCATCCATCCGGAACGCGAGTTCGAGCTGCAGTCCGGGGACCCACGGCAGTACTTCGGTGATCGCCCCGGCATCCGAATTGGCTGAGTCCGAATAGATGGCGCCGTGCTGCAGGATCAGCCAGATAAAGGAGGCCGCGGGGACCGCGGCCAGGGCGTAGAACGAATTCCTGCCAAACTTTCGGAACAGCAGCGGGGCCACAGCAGCCACCGCAAAGTGCACGGCAAGGACTGTGATCACTGGTATCTCCGCAACGTCAGAAATTCGATTGTCAGCAAGTTGGAGCAGGCGGGTCATTTGTTAGGTTCGGTGCGGACAGTTTACCAAGCGTGTACAAATTCTTTTGGCTTGGACACCGGGCGCTGGACAATTCGTAGCAAAACCGAAACCGGAGCTAAACAAGCAGCGGAACAGGAAGCTAAACAGGCAGCTCAACAAAGAGCGGCAAGAACCCGCCGGAGACTCTCCGCGGGTGACCCGCAGCGGGCACCCCTGGCGGCTACCATTCAGGCTATGAACACTGCCGCCGCCCCTGAGGCCATGCGACCGTCGTCCGAGCTGGAATCGGGAAGTCCCGTTTCGCACAAGGGCCGGATCCTCGCGTGGGCGTCATGGGACTGGGGTTCGGCAGCCTTCAATGCCGTCATGACAACGTTCGTTTTCACCGTCTATCTGACCTCCAAGGCGTTTGGCGGCGAGGACCAGGCCTCGGCGGTCCTCGGCGCGGCGCTGGCCGCTGCCGGCCTGGCCATCGCCTTCCTGGCCCCCGTCACCGGGCAGCGGTCGGACAGCGGCGGCAGGCGCAAGCTGTGGCTGGGGGTCAACACGGCCGCCGTCGCGCTCCTGACTGGGCTGTGCTTCTTTGTTTTCCCGCGGCCGGAATTCCTGCTCCTCGGTGTCACGCTGATTGCGCTCGGCAACGTCTTCTTCGAATTCGCCGGGGTCAACTACAACGCCATGCTCGCCCAGATTTCCACGCCGCGGAACATCGGCAAGGTCAGCGGCTTCGGCTGGGGAATGGGGTACCTCGGCGGCATCGTGGCGCTGCTGATTGTGCTGCAGCTCTTTGTCCAGCCCAGCGTCGACTGGTTCGGCGCCTCCACGGCGGACAGCCTCAACATCCGGCTGGTGGCGGTGTTTTCGGCCTTGTGGTTCTTCATCTTCGCCCTGCCCGTGCTCTTCGCCGTGCCCGAGCTGCCACGCGCGGCCGGCGGCGCGCGCCCGGGCTTCTTCGCCTCCTACGGCCTGCTGGTCCGGCGCATCAAGGCGATCTACCGGACCAGTCCGCACACCATCTACTTCCTGCTCGCGAGCGCGATCTTCCGGGACGGGCTGGCCGCGGTATTCACTTTCGGAGGCGTGATTGCGGCCGGAACCTTTGGCTTCGAGCTCAAGGACGTCATCTTCTTCGCGATCTTCGGAAACGTCGTGGCCGCCGTCGGGGCCATTCTGGGCGGCTTCTTCGATGACAGGATCGGGCCCAAGGCCGTCATTGTCGCGTCCCTGGCCGGCCTGCTGCTCGCGGGCACGGCGATCCTGGTGCTCGGCAACGGAAGCTACGAATTCTTCGGCAGGGCCTGGGCCGGGACCAGCACGTTCTGGACCTTCGGCCTGCTGCTCTGCCTCTTCGTGGGCCCGGCCCAGTCCTCCTCCCGCGCGTATCTCGCCCGGCTCGCCCCGCACGGCGAATCCGGCGAGCTGTTCGGCCTTTACGCCACCACGGGCCGGGCCGTGAGCTTTCTCGCCCCGGCTCTTTTCACGCTCTGTATCGCCGTCGCCACCCCCTTTGTGGCCAGTGGAGAGGCCCAGCGCTGGGGCATCTTGGGCATCATGGTGGTGCTGCTGGCGGGCCTGCTGGTCCTCCTGCCGGTCAAGGCCCCGGACGAGACCGACATCGCGGTTGTCCCCGTGGCCTGAGTCGTCCGAAAATCCCGTTCCCGCACTAGGCTGAGGATATGAACGTGGATGAGACGGACCTCCCCGGCCTCGGCCGGCGCAAGGACTTCATGACTGCATCGGGACGCCGGATCGGCGTGGTCGAATACCGGGAAGGCCAGACGGAACTAATCGTCTCGACCTGGGACGATCCTGACACCTGCCAGGCCTCAGTACCGCTGACCGCGGACGAGGCCGCCGCCCTGGGGAATCTCCTGGGCGGCCAGCGCCTGGCCATGCAGCTCTCCGAGGAGCACCGGGAAATCCCCGGCATCGTCACCCGCCAGTTTTCGATCAGCGCCGAGTCGCCCTTCCAGAACCAGCCGATGGGCAAAGCGAGCATCCGGACCCGCAGCGGGGTCTCAATCGTGGCCATCATGCGCGAAGGCGAGGTCCTCCCCTCGCCGGGACCCGACGTCGTGCTCCACCCCGGTGACCTCCTCATTGCAGTCGGAACGCAAGAAGGCCTGGACACAGCGGCCGGCATCCTGCGCAACGGATAAGCGGCATGGATCCGCTCGCGCTGACCCTCATCGAGCTGGGGGCCGTCGTCTTCTGTCTCGGCCTGCTGGCCAGACTGGCGGGGCGGATCGGGATGTCCCCCATTCCGCTGTACTTGGTGGGCGGGCTGTTCTTCGGGGCCGGAGGCCTCATCAAGCTCGAAGGCATGCACGAGTTCGCGCATCTTTCCGGCGAGATCGGTGTAATTCTCCTGCTGCTTATGCTCGGACTGGAATATACGGCGGCCGAGCTCGTCACCGGACTGCGGCGGTCCTGGCAGGCCGGCGTCCTGGATATGCTGCTCAATTTCCTGCCCGGCGCGGGGCTAGCGCTGTTGCTGGGGTGGGGC from Arthrobacter sp. NicSoilB8 harbors:
- a CDS encoding MFS transporter — its product is MNTAAAPEAMRPSSELESGSPVSHKGRILAWASWDWGSAAFNAVMTTFVFTVYLTSKAFGGEDQASAVLGAALAAAGLAIAFLAPVTGQRSDSGGRRKLWLGVNTAAVALLTGLCFFVFPRPEFLLLGVTLIALGNVFFEFAGVNYNAMLAQISTPRNIGKVSGFGWGMGYLGGIVALLIVLQLFVQPSVDWFGASTADSLNIRLVAVFSALWFFIFALPVLFAVPELPRAAGGARPGFFASYGLLVRRIKAIYRTSPHTIYFLLASAIFRDGLAAVFTFGGVIAAGTFGFELKDVIFFAIFGNVVAAVGAILGGFFDDRIGPKAVIVASLAGLLLAGTAILVLGNGSYEFFGRAWAGTSTFWTFGLLLCLFVGPAQSSSRAYLARLAPHGESGELFGLYATTGRAVSFLAPALFTLCIAVATPFVASGEAQRWGILGIMVVLLAGLLVLLPVKAPDETDIAVVPVA
- a CDS encoding cation:proton antiporter regulatory subunit, whose product is MNVDETDLPGLGRRKDFMTASGRRIGVVEYREGQTELIVSTWDDPDTCQASVPLTADEAAALGNLLGGQRLAMQLSEEHREIPGIVTRQFSISAESPFQNQPMGKASIRTRSGVSIVAIMREGEVLPSPGPDVVLHPGDLLIAVGTQEGLDTAAGILRNG